From one Brachypodium distachyon strain Bd21 chromosome 4, Brachypodium_distachyon_v3.0, whole genome shotgun sequence genomic stretch:
- the LOC104584753 gene encoding pentatricopeptide repeat-containing protein At5g16860 codes for MLLNLPKSTKPVGARFISVANAAIIGLDDSLVHFTALLKECRSVNAVQQVHQQIISSGLLSYPASLLPISLPPLPSQPFLSPRSLGTGVVAAYLACGSTDDALTVLERVVPSPAIWWNLLIRERIKEGHLDRAIALSRRMLRAGTRPDHFTLPHILKACGELPSYKCGITFHGLICCNGFESNVFICNALVAMYARCGSLEEASLVFEEITLRGIDDVISWNSIVAAHVKHSNPWTALDMFSKMAMIVHEKATNERSDIISIVNILPACGSLKALPQTRGIHGNAIRNGTFPDAFVGNALIDTYAKCGSMKDAVKVFNMMEFKDVVSWNSMVTGYSQSGNFEAAFELFKNMRKEKIPLDVVTWTAVIAGYAQRGCGQEALDVFRQMIFSGSEPNCVTIISLLSACASLGACCQGMETHAYSLKNCLLSLDNHFGGDDGDDEDLMVHNALIDMYSKCRTFKAARLIFDSIPRKERNVVTWTVMIGGYAQYGDSNDALKLFSEMISEPHAVAPNAFTISCILMACAHLSALRMGKQVHAYLVRQHRYEASTYFVANCLIDMYSKCGDVDTARYVFDCMPQRNAISWTSIMTGYGMHGRGNEALDIFDKMQKAGFLPDDISFLVVLYACSHSGMIDRGLDYFDSMSRDYGVAASAEHYASVIDLLARAGRLDKAWSMVKDMPMEPSAVVWVALLSACRVHSNVELAEYALNKLVEMNADNDGAYTLISNIYANAKRWKDVARIRNLMKNSGIKKRPGCSWVQGKKGTASFFVGDRSHPLSHQIYALLERLIDRIKSMGYVPETNFALHDVDDEEKNNLLAEHSEKLALAYGLLTTSPGCPIRITKNLRVCGDCHSAFTYISKIVDHEIIVRDSSRFHHFKDGSCSCGGYW; via the coding sequence ATGCTGCTCAACTTACCAAAGTCCACAAAACCAGTTGGAGCACGCTTCATCTCAGTTGCAAATGCGGCAATCATAGGTCTAGATGATTCTCTTGTTCATTTCACAGCACTGTTAAAGGAATGCAGGTCTGTGAATGCAGTTCAGCAAGTTCACCAGCAGATAATTTCTTCCGGTCTTCTTTCTTATCCAGCATCATTATTGCCAATCTCGTTGCCACCACTGCCATCTCAACCGTTCTTATCACCGAGGTCTTTGGGTACTGGTGTCGTTGCTGCTTATCTTGCTTGTGGTTCTACAGATGATGCTCTCACGGTGCTGGAGCGTGTTGTGCCGTCACCAGCTATCTGGTGGAATCTTCTCATCCGTGAACGCATCAAAGAGGGCCACCTTGACCGTGCAATTGCACTGTCTCGCCGCATGTTGCGTGCGGGGACTAGGCCAGACCATTTTACGCTGCCACATATACTGAAAGCCTGTGGAGAGCTACCTTCGTACAAATGTGGTATCACATTCCATGGACTTATATGTTGCAATGGCTTTGAGTCAAATGTCTTTATATGCAATGCACTGGTAGCGATGTATGCCCGCTGTGGTTCACTTGAGGAAGCCAGCCTGGTGTTTGAGGAAATAACTCTGAGGGGTATCGATGATGTCATCTCATGGAATTCAATTGTTGCAGCCCATGTTAAACATAGTAATCCTTGGACTGCGTTGGATATGTTCTCGAAAATGGCAATGATTGTCCACGAGAAGGCTACAAATGAAAGGTCAGACATCATTAGCATTGTGAACATTCTTCCTGCATGTGGTTCTCTAAAGGCACTACCTCAAACTAGAGGAATTCATGGCAATGCCATTCGGAATGGTACATTTCCAGATGCTTTTGTAGGCAATGCACTGATTGATACTTATGCAAAGTGTGGGTCAATGAAGGATGCGGTAAAGGTTTTCAATATGATGGAATTCAAAGATGTTGTTTCTTGGAATTCAATGGTGACTGGGTACTCACAAAGTGGGAACTTTGAGGCAGCCTTTGAGCTTTTCAAGAATATGCGCAAGGAAAAGATCCCATTAGACGTGGTAACCTGGACTGCTGTGATTGCTGGGTATGCTCAGAGAGGATGCGGCCAAGAAGCACTCGACGTTTTCCGGCAAATGATTTTTTCTGGTTCAGAGCCAAATTGTGTCACAATCATCTCTCTGTTGTCTGCTTGTGCTTCCTTGGGAGCATGTTGTCAGGGTATGGAAACTCATGCCTACTCTCTCAAGAATTGTCTTTTGTCTTTGGATAATcattttggtggtgatgatggCGACGATGAGGATCTCATGGTGCACAATGCATTAATAGATATGTACTCAAAGTGCAGAACCTTCAAAGCTGCACGTTTGATATTTGATTCTATACCCCGGAAGGAACGTAATGTAGTGACTTGGACTGTTATGATAGGTGGGTATGCACAATATGGGGACTCAAATGATGCGCTCAAGCTTTTCTCAGAGATGATTTCAGAACCACATGCAGTTGCCCCAAATGCATTTACAATTTCCTGCATACTGATGGCCTGTGCACATCTGTCAGCCCTGCGTATGGGTAAGCAGGTTCATGCTTATCTGGTTCGTCAGCACCGATATGAAGCTTCTACGTACTTTGTGGCAAACTGTCTTATTGATATGTACTCCAAGTGTGGTGATGTCGATACAGCTAGGTATGTATTTGATTGCATGCCTCAAAGGAATGCCATTTCTTGGACATCAATAATGACAGGATATGGAATGCACGGTCGTGGTAATGAGGCCCTGGACATATTTGACAAGATGCAAAAGGCAGGCTTTCTTCCTGATGATATATCATTCTTGGTTGTTCTATATGCTTGCAGCCATTCTGGAATGATTGATCGAGGCCTGGATTACTTTGACAGCATGAGTAGAGATTATGGTGTGGCTGCTAGTGCAGAGCATTATGCTTCTGTTATTGACTTGCTGGCACGTGCTGGGCGATTAGATAAGGCATGGAGTATGGTTAAGGACATGCCAATGGAGCCTTCTGCAGTGGTCTGGGTCGCATTACTTAGTGCCTGTAGAGTACATTCGAATGTGGAACTTGCTGAATATGCTCTTAACAAGCTAGTTGAGATGAATGCAGACAACGATGGAGCTTACACGCTCATCTCCAATATATATGCTAATGCAAAGCGTTGGAAGGATGTAGCTAGAATCAGAAACCTGATGAAGAACTCCGGGATTAAGAAGAGGCCCGGATGCAGTTGGGTCCAGGGTAAGAAAGGAACTGCATCTTTCTTTGTTGGAGATCGGTCACATCCTTTATCTCATCAGATTTATGCCCTTCTGGAGAGATTAATTGACCGCATCAAATCTATGGGCTATGTCCCTGAGACAAATTTTGCTCTGCATGACGTCGACgatgaagagaaaaataaCCTTCTTGCTGAGCACAGCGAGAAGCTTGCTCTCGCATATGGCCTTCTCACAACTTCCCCTGGTTGTCCGATAAGGATCACAAAGAACCTGCGTGTTTGTGGTGATTGTCACAGTGCATTCACGTACATCTCAAAGATTGTTGACCATGAGATCATTGTACGGGACTCTAGTCGCTTCCATCATTTCAAGGATGGCTCATGCTCTTGCGGTGGCTATTGGTGA